Proteins encoded by one window of Streptomyces clavuligerus:
- a CDS encoding isopenicillin N synthase family dioxygenase, protein MPVLMPSAHVPTIDISPLFGTDAAAKKRVAEEIHGACRGSGFFYATNHGVDVQQLQDVVNEFHGAMTDQEKHDLAIHAYNPDNPHVRNGYYKAVPGRKAVESFCYLNPDFGEDHPMIAAGTPMHEVNLWPDEERHPRFRPFCEGYYRQMLKLSTVLMRGLALALGRPEHFFDAALAEQDSLSSVSLIRYPYLEEYPPVKTGPDGQLLSFEDHLDVSMITVLFQTQVQNLQVETVDGWRDIPTSENDFLVNCGTYMAHVTNDYFPAPNHRVKFVNAERLSLPFFLNGGHEAVIEPFVPEGASEEVRNEALSYGDYLQHGLRALIVKNGQT, encoded by the coding sequence ATGCCAGTTCTGATGCCGTCGGCCCACGTTCCGACCATCGACATCTCGCCGCTGTTCGGAACCGACGCCGCCGCGAAGAAGCGCGTCGCCGAGGAGATACACGGGGCCTGCCGCGGCTCGGGCTTCTTCTACGCCACGAACCACGGCGTGGACGTCCAGCAGCTCCAGGACGTGGTGAACGAGTTCCACGGCGCCATGACCGACCAGGAGAAGCACGACCTGGCGATCCACGCGTACAACCCGGACAACCCGCATGTGCGCAACGGCTACTACAAGGCGGTCCCGGGCAGGAAGGCCGTCGAGTCCTTCTGTTACCTCAACCCGGACTTCGGCGAGGACCACCCGATGATCGCCGCGGGGACGCCGATGCACGAGGTGAACCTCTGGCCCGACGAGGAGCGGCACCCGCGCTTCCGGCCGTTCTGCGAGGGCTACTACCGGCAGATGCTGAAGCTCTCCACCGTGCTCATGCGGGGGCTGGCGCTGGCGCTCGGGAGGCCGGAGCACTTCTTCGACGCGGCGCTCGCCGAGCAGGACTCCCTGTCGTCCGTCTCGCTGATCCGCTACCCGTATCTGGAGGAGTACCCGCCGGTGAAGACGGGTCCCGACGGCCAGCTCCTGAGCTTCGAGGACCATCTGGACGTCTCGATGATCACCGTGCTCTTCCAGACCCAGGTGCAGAACCTCCAGGTGGAGACGGTCGACGGCTGGCGGGACATCCCGACGTCGGAGAACGACTTCCTGGTCAACTGCGGTACCTACATGGCGCATGTCACGAACGACTACTTCCCGGCGCCCAACCACCGGGTGAAGTTCGTGAACGCGGAGCGGCTGTCCCTGCCGTTCTTCCTCAACGGCGGGCACGAGGCGGTCATCGAGCCGTTCGTGCCGGAGGGCGCGAGCGAGGAGGTGAGGAACGAGGCCCTGTCCTACGGGGACTACCTCCAGCACGGGCTGCGGGCGCTGATCGTCAAGAACGGCCAGACCTGA